From Halodesulfovibrio aestuarii DSM 17919 = ATCC 29578, the proteins below share one genomic window:
- a CDS encoding MBL fold metallo-hydrolase encodes MRKKIVEGVSWVGKIDWEIRTTHGIEYSTHKGTSYNAYLIEDKKTALVDTVWEPYAKEFVDNLKLEIDLEQIDYIICNHAEPDHSGALPALMECIPDTPIYCTKQATMSLPGHYHQNWDFRPVNTGDTLSLGQNTLTFHPIPMVHWPDSMMTHLSGKNILFSNDAFGQHYAHELLFNDLADQCTLYEEAIKYFANILTPFSSIIKSRIEDFLATSLPVELIATSHGILWHKNPEQIIEQYLQWCDAYQEDQITIIYDSMYNSTKVIAETIAHGILQHSPATRVKLFHAGKADKNDIITEVFRSKAVLLGSPTFNKGPLSSLSALIEDFHGLKFMGKKANAFTSYGWSGEAAKLMLAQLMDAGFEITGDGFRVNWRMDAEERHAALQFGVDFAAATF; translated from the coding sequence ATGCGTAAAAAAATAGTCGAGGGCGTTTCATGGGTCGGAAAAATAGACTGGGAAATCCGCACTACACACGGAATAGAGTATTCCACGCACAAAGGAACATCATACAATGCGTACCTCATTGAAGATAAGAAAACAGCTTTAGTGGATACTGTATGGGAACCCTATGCAAAGGAGTTTGTCGACAACCTCAAGCTTGAAATAGACTTAGAGCAGATAGATTACATCATCTGCAATCACGCAGAACCAGACCATAGCGGCGCGTTACCGGCCTTGATGGAATGTATCCCCGACACACCTATTTACTGCACCAAACAGGCTACCATGTCGCTTCCGGGGCACTATCACCAAAATTGGGATTTTCGTCCTGTCAACACTGGCGACACTCTAAGCCTCGGACAGAACACACTCACCTTTCATCCCATTCCCATGGTGCACTGGCCGGATTCAATGATGACACACCTTTCCGGTAAAAACATTCTCTTCTCCAACGACGCCTTTGGACAACACTACGCTCATGAACTGCTTTTCAATGACCTGGCAGACCAATGCACTCTATATGAAGAGGCAATCAAGTACTTTGCGAATATCCTTACCCCGTTCAGCTCCATTATAAAAAGCCGCATTGAAGACTTCCTTGCAACCTCACTCCCCGTTGAGCTGATTGCAACAAGCCATGGTATACTCTGGCACAAAAATCCGGAGCAGATTATCGAACAGTATCTGCAATGGTGTGATGCGTATCAGGAAGACCAGATCACGATTATTTATGATTCAATGTACAATTCGACAAAAGTAATCGCAGAAACTATTGCGCACGGAATTTTACAGCACAGTCCTGCAACACGAGTAAAACTTTTTCATGCAGGTAAAGCGGATAAAAACGATATAATTACAGAAGTATTCCGTTCTAAAGCCGTGCTGCTAGGCTCGCCAACATTCAACAAAGGGCCTCTATCAAGCCTGTCTGCACTGATTGAAGATTTTCATGGTTTAAAATTTATGGGTAAAAAAGCAAACGCATTTACGTCGTATGGATGGAGCGGTGAAGCTGCAAAACTGATGCTTGCACAACTTATGGATGCAGGTTTTGAAATTACCGGCGACGGGTTTCGTGTAAACTGGAGAATGGATGCCGAAGAACGCCATGCAGCACTGCAATTCGGAGTCGATTTTGCCGCGGCAACATTCTAA
- a CDS encoding cytochrome P460 family protein → MKRCLMVACFIISLSLFTACSLFQPANIKKPPMTTASALWQYITITDPYTEWEQFDDTAGMQIGAPPHGPRIQIYPNKIASRSVYKANEGSIIVMENYNKDEKTLLTINLMQKRPNYAPSAGNWFWAAYEPDGTVIEEGKIKRCVECHVSMAFDDYTFIHQW, encoded by the coding sequence ATGAAACGATGTCTTATGGTTGCCTGCTTCATCATCTCCCTAAGCTTGTTCACTGCATGTTCATTATTTCAACCTGCCAACATTAAAAAACCTCCGATGACAACGGCCTCCGCACTTTGGCAGTACATAACCATAACAGATCCCTACACAGAATGGGAACAGTTCGACGACACGGCAGGCATGCAGATCGGCGCACCACCCCACGGACCTCGGATTCAGATATATCCCAATAAAATTGCATCGCGCTCAGTATACAAAGCGAATGAGGGTTCCATCATTGTAATGGAAAACTATAATAAAGACGAAAAGACACTCCTTACCATAAATCTCATGCAAAAACGCCCAAACTACGCCCCTTCCGCTGGAAATTGGTTTTGGGCTGCGTATGAACCGGACGGAACGGTCATTGAGGAAGGTAAAATCAAACGATGTGTTGAATGTCACGTAAGCATGGCGTTTGATGATTACACGTTTATTCACCAATGGTGA